The Strix aluco isolate bStrAlu1 chromosome 18, bStrAlu1.hap1, whole genome shotgun sequence genome includes the window CGTAGACACGCCCCCCGATGATTGGCAGGGCGGGCGGGCTGACCctggcggcgcggggggggcggagggggtgCAATGGGGGGGCAATGGGCGGACAATGGGGGGCAATGGGGGGCAGTGGGGGACAATGGGGGGACAATGGAGGGCAATGGGGTGACAATGGGGGGGTGCAGTGGGGCAGTGCATGGGGGGGCAGTGCAGGAGAATGGGGGGcaatggggaatggggggttcACTGGAGTGTACAAATGGAGAGGGGCGATGGGGGGGGCGATGGGGGGGGCAGTGAGGTGTgtgctgcccccctgcccccccccgacccctcTCCCCGTGCCCCCGCAGGCCCCGCGACCCCgctcccgcccgctcccgccgctgcTCGGGTGACAGCGACTCCTCGGCCTCCTCTGCGCAGAGCTGCCCCCCGGGCCCGCGGGACGGGGGCACCCCCCGCCGCCGAGACCCCAGCCGGGGGGTGCCCCCACAGCCTCCCCGCGACACCGGGCCCTCCCCGGGCGGACGAACGGCCCCGGAGGAGCGCGGCCGCTCGCGGGTGCCCAACGGGCCTGGCCGTGCCCCGCCGCGTGCCCGCAGCCATGGCcgccccggcccccagcccctgctgctcaTCAGCCGCCGGCAGGACGGGCAGCACTCGTGGGCGCGGGCAGAGACCCCCTCCCGGCCCagcagccctgcccgcagccggACCCCCTCCCGCCCGGCCACCCGCAGCCCCGCGCCCACCCCGCGCCGCTCCTCCCTGGAGGAGGGTgtcggggggcggcgggcggggggcccCGCGGAGGCCCCCCATGGCGGTGGGGCCGGCGAGGCCTTGCagcgggagctggaggagctggcgcGGCGGCTGCGGGCCCCGCTGCGGCTGGAGCCCggccaggagcagcagctcttccGCCGGCTGGAGGAGGAGTTCCTGGCCAACACGCGGAtgatggaggagctggaggatgGGGAGGACACCCCCGTggcccccccaccgccccccagcACCGCTACCGACTCGGCCtactgctcctccagctcctcctcgtcctccctcAACGTCTTCGCCAAGCACGGGCTCCCCGCTGAGGACGGCCGGCGGAGCGGGAACGGGGtcggccccccgccgccggcagcccccgaCATGGCGGATGCGGGGCGCCGGCCggccctctccagctcctccGACGAGAGCAGCTGCTTCCCGGCCTCCTGGGACACCCGGGAGCTGCGAGGGGGCCCCGAGTCCGACACTGACTGGGTGCCGGGGGAGGACGAGCTGACGGAGACGGAGGAGACCCCCGCCATGGCCGACGGTCCCCCAGGAGTGCTGGGGGTCATCGAGCcgctgccttccctccccacgCTGCCCCCGCGCCCCTGGGCCAAGCCCCGGCTGGACACGCAACCCCACAAGAAGCCCTCCAGGATCCCCACCCCGCGGGGCTACGGGGCAGCcaccccgccccggccccccgccggcagccccaAGCCCGGCGAGCGCAAGCCCTGGGGGGCTCTGCAGAGCGTCCTCTCCTCCTTCCTGGAGCCCGCCTGGGTCCCGCGGGAGCGCGAGGGGCTGGACGAGGACGCCTGGCCGTGAGACACCCAGCTTGGTGGCCACAGGTGGCAGGCAGGATGGGGAgaagcccccagcaccccccggccACCCCCGGGGACAtcatggagctgctgctggggatggcACCTGCACGGAGAGGCCCTGGCCGGGCGATGGCCGCGGACCCGGGGTGGCCGGGGAGCTGAGACCCCGTCACTCAGTGACTGTTGGCAGTTGGGGTTGGGCCCTGCGAGGCACAAAGTGCCCTGGACGCGCCCCGGTGCCGTGGGGAGCAGCTCCACAGGGGGTGGCCGTGGTGTGGCCGGGGTGGTGGTGGCTGGAGCAGAGCGCCGGGTCCTGGGTGCCTGGGAAAGGGCTGGAGAGCAACTGGCTCTTCTCATCTTGGTCTCTTCTTTTTGCCTCTCCTCATTCTTCTCTCCTTGTTTTCCTCAGCTTGTCTTCTCCTCTTCTTGGCCTTCTTGTCCTTCTCCTCTTGTCATCATCTTCTCTTCTTGGCCACTTTCTCCTTGTCTTCTCATCTTCTCCTCTTCTTGACTGCCTTCTCctctatttctcttctttttctcctcttcctcttcctcttctctccacatCTGAGATGAGTCAGGGACGTGCAGCTTGTGGTCACAACCTGTATTTCAGGGCAGGTGGGAGGGCACTTTTTCCTCTCCAGCACCCGTCAGCCCCCGGCCGGCCGCAGCACTGTCCATTGATGTCCCTAACATGGGACAGGGCTCTGCATGGAGCCCCCCTGCCCAGGCCACCGTGGCCCCCACCCCTCTGGCCCCGCATGTCCCCCCAAGCCAGTAAAGACCAACGGAGCTGAACCCGCTGTGTCCAGTCATCTGTCCTGGGGGTGTAAGACCCTCCCCAGAGGTTTGGGACCTGCCGAGGGGGAGTCAGTGGCAAGGAGGAGGGATGTGAGACCCCCCCCAAGCCCAAGGGAGGAGGTCTCAGCGGGGGGCAGTGTCCCGGCAGTGGAGGGGAGAGCTGGGGTGAGGGTGAGCCCCAGTGTTCTGAACCCCATTGAAGCCATGGGGAGCCCTTGGCTATGTCTGGGACCCCTCCAGGTCCCCAAAGCCCTTGGGGCTACCTGGAGCCAAGAGCCTTCACCTGAGAGCTGTTGGCCTGGGGTGCCACAGCCActctctgctgctgcccaagGTGGCCGAGGGCCGGGCAAGTTGGGGGTCACCCTGGGGTCTAGACTTGCTGGTGGTGGCCATCCCATTGTGACTTCGGGGTTCCCAAAGTGGGGTGTCCACTGTGGTCCCCAGAAGCCTGCCCTGTGCCTcccctgggagcagggctggtgtCCAGCCCCCCCAGAGTGGTGCTGGTGCCCCATGGGGTGTCCTGGAGCAGTGCCAGTACCCAGCGAGGTGCTTGGTGGGATGTCCCAGAGCAGGGCTCAGTGCTGGTGCTCATCCTCGCTCAGCACCAGGGCCAGGACTGTCACCCCACAGGGaccagctgcagcccctgggaaccCTGCACTTGTCCCTGaccccaggaggggctggggggctggcaCCAGGCACCACACACTGGTATGGGGCTGCTGAGACCTTGGGGGAGCCGCCAGAGGctcaggcaggagcagagcacaggGCCAAGAGCTGCTGCTCAACCTCCCTCaggaccatcctgtccctgcgAGGCTCCCAGCCCCGTTTCCCCTGGCCGCAGGCCCAGTGCCGGGCAATTTGCTGCTTCAGGCCTCACTGAGCCAAAGGCCATGGCCACCAGCCCCTGACAGGGCTTATCTGCTCCCTGTGAGGGCAGGGCACTGCCCCGAGGAAGCTCACAGCATCCTGCCTCCCTCGGGCTCCCCTggggtaccccccccccccccaacagcaGCTCCAGGGGCAGATGTCACCTTTATTCAACGTTCGCTTAAAACAAGTGAACAtacaatatatttatatttcatatattaGATATTTCCTGCACCGAACGCTTCTAGTTAGGGGTGACCCATGGCTTTATTtctgggggaaggggggaaaggagTAGTGTCACCATAGGGGAAGGTGGCATGTCCTctccagcacccatgggt containing:
- the GAS2L1 gene encoding GAS2-like protein 1 isoform X2; the encoded protein is MADPSHIQSAASKSIRPFRSSEEYLEAMKEDLAEWFNTLYDLEIQVDTFLESLETGCHLCRHANNVNRAALDFQQRHPEAAARMRVPQNDVVFQAKNVVPGSFIARDNVSNFIRWCRQDLGIQDVLMFETNDLVLKKNEKNFVLCLLEVARRGSKLGMLAPMLIQMEEEIEEEMRDQTAYGALGTRQESRDPQAPAYAHGARPIALCDLRNLDELVLRSHVMVRVGGGWDTLEHYLDKHDPCRCSSLSHRLPQPRAPGFSPQKPASGSFSPAPCAPSPSTPRRPRAAGPASGGGDSSHTRTERGSHQLKGVGDTGIPKPPSGAKQEGLPPRGGPASLPGSASPSRSPAEPRAASTHRPRDPAPARSRRCSGDSDSSASSAQSCPPGPRDGGTPRRRDPSRGVPPQPPRDTGPSPGGRTAPEERGRSRVPNGPGRAPPRARSHGRPGPQPLLLISRRQDGQHSWARAETPSRPSSPARSRTPSRPATRSPAPTPRRSSLEEGVGGRRAGGPAEAPHGGGAGEALQRELEELARRLRAPLRLEPGQEQQLFRRLEEEFLANTRMMEELEDGEDTPVAPPPPPSTATDSAYCSSSSSSSSLNVFAKHGLPAEDGRRSGNGVGPPPPAAPDMADAGRRPALSSSSDESSCFPASWDTRELRGGPESDTDWVPGEDELTETEETPAMADGPPGVLGVIEPLPSLPTLPPRPWAKPRLDTQPHKKPSRIPTPRGYGAATPPRPPAGSPKPGERKPWGALQSVLSSFLEPAWVPREREGLDEDAWP
- the GAS2L1 gene encoding GAS2-like protein 1 isoform X1, producing the protein MADPSHIQSAASKSIRPFRSSEEYLEAMKEDLAEWFNTLYDLEIQVDTFLESLETGCHLCRHANNVNRAALDFQQRHPEAAARMRVPQNDVVFQAKNVVPGSFIARDNVSNFIRWCRQDLGIQDVLMFETNDLVLKKNEKNFVLCLLEVARRGSKLGMLAPMLIQMEEEIEEEMRDQTAYGALGTRQESRDPQAPAYAHGARPIALCDLRNLDELVREILGCCSCPSQFPMVKVSEGKYKVGDSSTLIFVRVLRSHVMVRVGGGWDTLEHYLDKHDPCRCSSLSHRLPQPRAPGFSPQKPASGSFSPAPCAPSPSTPRRPRAAGPASGGGDSSHTRTERGSHQLKGVGDTGIPKPPSGAKQEGLPPRGGPASLPGSASPSRSPAEPRAASTHRPRDPAPARSRRCSGDSDSSASSAQSCPPGPRDGGTPRRRDPSRGVPPQPPRDTGPSPGGRTAPEERGRSRVPNGPGRAPPRARSHGRPGPQPLLLISRRQDGQHSWARAETPSRPSSPARSRTPSRPATRSPAPTPRRSSLEEGVGGRRAGGPAEAPHGGGAGEALQRELEELARRLRAPLRLEPGQEQQLFRRLEEEFLANTRMMEELEDGEDTPVAPPPPPSTATDSAYCSSSSSSSSLNVFAKHGLPAEDGRRSGNGVGPPPPAAPDMADAGRRPALSSSSDESSCFPASWDTRELRGGPESDTDWVPGEDELTETEETPAMADGPPGVLGVIEPLPSLPTLPPRPWAKPRLDTQPHKKPSRIPTPRGYGAATPPRPPAGSPKPGERKPWGALQSVLSSFLEPAWVPREREGLDEDAWP